Part of the Lycium ferocissimum isolate CSIRO_LF1 chromosome 6, AGI_CSIRO_Lferr_CH_V1, whole genome shotgun sequence genome, ACTCATTCCCTATAAATATTGCTGGCACACTTGGTTGACACCCTAGTTCAATCAATGCCTTCTCCATTTTCATCCCATTTGGATGTGTATCGAGCTCGCAAACTGTAGGGTTTGCTCCAAAACTACGAATCAAGGTTTCGATGCTATGAGAAATGCAACAACTACTCTTGGTGAAAATCACCACTGGGCTTGCTGCTCCCAACTTCATAACCATATCCATTTTTAAAAAACCTTCAAGAAATAATAAATTGTTCGGCCCAAATGCCAAGGTATGTATATAGCTTTTAGTGAAGAGGAAATTAAGAAGAtgtggaggctaaaagttgtgAATTGACTTTCAGCTTCAGGCTTGATTTGTGGTTGAGAAACCTGAACATATCACGAAGCTATATATAGAGGCATTATGTTAgctaaaagaaaagggaaaacattaaattgctagaagaaTTACATGAGTTGATGGATatatctagatttttcttgatcacttgTATGCCTTATCTGGCTAGCCTGGCTTCTAAAGTAGCATTACATTCCCAAGCTGAAAATCATAAGAATATAATCTATATCACTTTGAAAATATTCCCAGTACATATGTCACTAGCAAAAGCTCATCTTATATTATGCGATTTTTTTTCCTGTTTCTTTTTAATTAGTTTTTGCTTTCTTGGTTGGAAAAATGTCTTGGTTTTTCAATAGAATCTTACAACTTTAATTTGAGAAATACATGAAATCTTTGTCAGAATATATCCTCATAGACGTGCTGTTGAACTCAAGTCcacattatacgatccgtacCCTAGAGAAATCTTCTCCTAGTTCGATTGATACACGACAAACTTGATTCAAATTCCATTTGTATAAAGTAGATCACTCTATCAAGAAGGGAATGCAGTACAAGTTAATTGTTCCATGAAAAATGCTCCCTTACTACCTCGAAAGGTCACATATTACCGTAGTACTCTATATTCCCTCATTCAGGTATTCGAATAgaatgggtcatttgcacttttcccctattttgtgctggccatttatttttgcccctcaatGCAAATAACTTTCTGCGAgtaataaatttatattttaacatcataatatcccacaagttatCTTTCCGCGCAATTTCTTCGAATAGAATACATAACGACTAATTCAAAGTTGTCCTTAGTAAAACATGTCAACTTGGTCGGGCCAGATAACCCGACCCAGCGCACTAACGGACCAGCCCAACACGACCTTTAAATTCATGGAAGGGCAAGATTGAGCTTGTAAATCAGTTCGTACTTGGCTCAAGATTTGTTGAACCACCCGTGTCAAAATGGTAAATAGCCACTTTTAATACCTGTTGTCAAACATTAACCACTATTTTAAATGTTATCAACATTTAACCGCGTTTTGGATAAAAATACCTTATCTAAAACATGGAAGAATCCTAATATAGTGTGCTAGAGTTCAAACCTTTTACAAATGGAATTACTGCATAGTATACTAGTGATTTACCTTTAAAAGCTCTGAACTCTAGCATGCAGTGCGCTTGAGCTTCACCTATAGTAGTTTTTGGAACTCCGGTATAGTGTGCTAGAGTTTCACTtgttaaattttcaaattcttaCACTGTATTGATAGGTCTTCCTTGTTTTAAGTAGGAGtacttttatccaaattttatttctgtcactacaagaaagaagatatttgccaataattttttttgttgccatagtattattattattgcagAAAATCTTTTTTAGCGAATGACATTTTTTGTTATTGCATAAACTTTTCCCATCGGCTGTTATTGCAAAGAcgtgcaacaatttttttgttgttgccaaaaatactttttgcagCAATAGTCAATTTATGGcatcaaaattaaattgtttggcaaaaaaacaaaagctaatttttaaaagtttcatcatatatgccaataataaaactaagttgttgccgaATATTGAATTTTGCCAAcagtattatttttgttgtcatttgtgtactttcttgtagtgcgTATTAAAGAGTGGCTATTTACCTATTACATTTTAGATAATAGCAGGCCCAAATGTTGAGGGACGACCACTTAAggtatcaacaacaacaacatgcccagtgtaatcccacgaGTGAGATCTGGGGTGAGAGTAACATGCAaccagaccttacccctacctttgtggggtagagaagTTATTTTCGTTAGACAAATTAAGTGAGGTCAGTTGTACTTGAACCCGCGAACTGGCAGAAATTATAATTATGTCGCAAGCAAGGATCAAACTTGCAACCTTAGGGAAGTCTTGCAAACCCTTAACCATTGCgctaaaatatttatcaataaCTAAGGGACCACAAGTATTATTAACCCAAAATTTAGTTTTGCTATATTTTGACTTGGGAATATCCATTTTATAGTGTCCTTGGATGTACACCACGTTTTCatcacttcaaaaaaaaaaatgctgccATATAAACTAAGTTGATGTGGACTGGTAAAATTGCACTGGTAGTTTAAAGTTTATTTACCTTGTTAATGTATCTAAATTTAAGAgtccggaacctaaatgaccaccccccccccccccaaaaaaaaagtgaatcaaAATacctcaagaaaaaaattgataccAAAGTACCCTTAACGtagtaatttactgcgttatTGGACCTAACTGTAACGACTCAGTTAAGTCCAATAACATAGTAAAATTACTGTGTTATTCTTGACAAAGTTTTAATAATGCAGGAAATTACTGCGTTAAAAAACTCCACAAAACTAGGGCAAAACCTCCATTTTTCTAACACTTCtccattttcattcttttgccATACTTTACCCCCTCAtaaatcatgtctcaaaattCCGAATCATCGTTTTATGCTATAGAACCCGACGTATGTTATTGCGGTGTATATTGCCGGCTCAAAATTTCAAGGACTCCAGAAAATCTGGGCGGTCATTTTTGGCTTTGTAAactgcccgaagtaagtttatTTTGCAACTTTTTATAGAGTTTTTGCCACGTTGTCTACATTTTCTACCTTACAAAACTAtgttatttgttattttattagGCAGATGGTGGGTGCACATATTTTCGGTGGGAAGATAAAGTTCCCGCGGATAAAACGGTAGCGGCCAAGTATAAAAAGCCTTCGGTTGATAAAGATACTGCGACTTCACGAAGCAATGTAGATACCGTGAAGTTTGATTTGCAGTGTCAACTTAGGGAAGCTGTAGGAAAAATTGAACTTCTAGAGATGTTGCTAAAAGAAtcggaagaaaaaaaattcaaggatAATCTTAAAGACCCTCAAGTGAGACAAATGCTTTGGAAgagaaagtgaaattttggaggaTGATTTGTGGTctcttgttgttgtttgtaaTTTTGAAGTGTTGCATTGTCGGCTAGGTTTATTATTTCCTATGtagtttgtttttatttttagtagtttaactttttatgtattatgtattttCTATGATTTTTCTAATGTATTATGTAATCGTCACTTTTTATGTAGTAGTTTATTTGTGTTTTCTATATAAATTTGAATCgttgcattttttatttatgtatataatgtttGTCAATTCTAACACGCTTAAGtaagtaaataataataagaaaaatgcaaaactaaacatactaatattcttcaaattaacgacatcatcataaattaaaaatataattaaaatcacAATATTCTTAATCATCAAAACTGAAGTGGTCAATATTGTCCTTAGATCAATATCTTGGGTTTCTTAAGACAAATCTTTTTTCTATAGATGTTAGTTCCCTACtagttgatgatgcttgttcttcagcCAACTtgagcatgtaaaatctacaacgtcgTGCTAGCattctgtcacgacctattttcactaagtcgtgcgggcacctacctttcccacctcggtgaacccttattccaacaatcaaaaatatataaataaagcggaagaagataaaataacgtaagtctcacgataataatataaaaaatatagaaataatgagaatccaaccccGATTCGGTcgggtcatacaagagcatctaactaaatactatgaatcataataatacataatcTAAAAGATCATGTtaatgaaacaagacataaggataaaaagagtCATCGGCATCGATCGTCCTCGTACTCGTCGAAGGACTCGAATCGAAATCCTCGAATATTAGCCACGAAGAGTAGAAATCGATCTTgatcgcattcataaaagaacgACAGAGTGTATGTCGATACAAACAACGAGTGCTTGTAggtaggccgactaagactagataacgtatataaagacaacaagcaagaaaaacatataaaccaacaagtacaagtcaatatgaatccatattgaacaagtcatcttttatgttatagcatctaaacccaattgtgccaagtcttagtataatcaatccgaatcgaGACATCAcggtagtatcacaacaatcaacgaggaaccaagatataatgcaatgcaataatgtatgtaggatgaatgcataCGTATGCggtttgtacaacatgtccggaCGGAgtaactccacgtctcggcgatcatgacccatggggactgccgaagtccatgtaccactcgcccgaatataacctcggatcacgagcacactccctcacgatcccggcaaagacctcgggcatcggacactccatcgttcccgcaagaaacctcgggcaacaaacactcatctctcttttaccctctccgcaaagacctcggaggctacactctctcacatatcatcattagtgccataaccatgcatatatcaatgtatcatggaaatgcatatgagtatgatgaaatgtaatgttaaaaaaaaccaattcaatccgaaacggtaccacacatggaatacaagtaatatcgagaataaggctacacaaaaagccacaatggaatcaccattctcatctccatatcaatcaagtaaagcaacgcaatatcatagtcatgatatatcattagtcacgatactcaatgtctcaagtggcaacgagcacaaaaaaaaatagatcaagataagtcaacaacacaacgggatgtgtagcccccaaatcatacaacaaggtccaacctaagaaaatatctaacccaacttgataCCGCGTTACATTTATATGCATTctcgacaatatcatctaaacatacgcttcgctaatcaaagtctcaccataaggtaaaccgtaacctacccaATGCCGACTGTGTGTCACGAACTCCATGCCAAAGCTTTTCCTtccgaagtgcttccgatcggacaaggtctttagtgcttattcgtcacacaatatgtgtacgctacccaataatacttcaacctatattaagacgccaacaactatggttaagctacggggagattcaaacgtattctaacgttagtaactcctttctagatgtttaggcgatgttttctcttgtatctaaaccaaccacatactaccaatacaacatcaataattatgtgttcaataccaatccggacagcccacacaatattctaaaggCCCACATTCATatcatgcaataacgattcacatacggcttcgacattctcaagttacttttattagtttgtagccttaacgtttgcatgtaacaacttataacagcccatccaacatacaatatgatgtatactcttaacttataattattctttccaacttaatgaaaacacaagtccaaaacagtccactaccacaacatgtccaaaacgagtctctaaccgacaacataacgatgttgaattcttgcaaacgtttacgaaacatactaagccaaccacatgcgatttttatacatcatttcatgtcttcttttcatataatttcagtaagttatgaccagctatccacacgacaagtacaacatcaattcatacgcaactacgctatatcgtcatttttataatccttataacaactcacaaatgactttagtttcaactcaaccattaaacaccttcatttccatcataaaattcatgataataacaatcaaaatatcaagtaaaaacagttcactaacttcttcacaaaacagtccacacacggctacaccatgcttcaacatcgctcacataaaatcatagattcaaccattttcatactaacataacttcacctttaaccttccaattcttttcattctttttaccatgagatctatgatagtaacaaccatatttattaaagaaaatcagtccattaattagTCCctggccaactaacattccaacaccaactttcatgattttatgcatgcgattcatgttcgtcaagttacaaccatacttcaacatcaacacatataaccccataactaccatcatgttccaacatcaacacaccttatttcatgcatacaacttatattcacacatctacatcacccttaatacatgaaaaagaaagttagatcttaccttgacaacttgacttctctacttggctagagttggtgacttgagatggaaatggttcttgttgctccaaagactatcttcacgttttagggaccttctaaagggttgaaacaccttggaaaataatttttggatcaagactcaaagggctcaaaaatcagccccttggccgaatgctccctCTTTTCcctctaggttttctttctttgttgtgaagttgaaaatgaatgtaatggctgattccttagtcattatttggttaaattattatgcctacaagttggacaCAACACATGCTCCACTCATGTCATTGAGCACTCAATTAACTTTAcacaaaatttcacttcttttcTCTAATGAACTTCCCCCTttgttccctttcttcttctttccattTAATTGTTTATGAGACAATTGCATGTGTAGTGAATGAATCATACACTAACCTTTGTCCATTGCAATCATACAAGGATGAATGTCAATATTTAAGTGTGCAAGTATTCTTCCTAACATGTGTGTCTTcataaaataatgcatgctTTCATAAAGTGATAGATGCCCtcaatattcaaatgcatgcctcaACTTTTTCTCCCCCAATTTCAgccaccttggccgaacctcacctcttattttctttcaatttggttgtccacaatatgatgtaagtgtagtggatgaattaatgtttaaatgtatatttgtatgtctcccataatagtcttatttaagatgactttgagtcatcttttggacatggcatgttaatgctcatattggctcattgttgccactaattttaacttaacaccacaattaagtagttcctaatttccattaatgcttctataccaaacaaaatttgtagataaattgtgacttcaaacgaaatcggaagttaaagtctctactttgtatcttgagatagtcttaatactcggcccgacttgaatcatccatatctccttaccccgatatcattttgacgagctgtttgttgcgttgcaaactagactcgatgaacttaattttaggctttttaaacaccttaaaactcctcatatactaggagatatgcctcctacaatataggctaaaatcgggtccgagatttcttaccgaaattgttccgattcatttcgtttaacttctaatcctcttccaacctcatgtaacctcttatacatacatatacacagtcatttacatccataacaattcatatacatgtctcgaagggtccgtagaatcacaataaccataagtagaactcacaaagcttcgacgaaactccaatcgaaaagtatattcctatcttttgtccatcttctatatcattactaataatctcaaatactttaaaaggtcactcacattacctcatatacatactcataacgcgatttcaaatcctttaggttaccgggtcacctcgagatacttaagacaaccatatttataacgatattcttactaactcgattaactttccttgaaccttcttaactcattctttcttgttttaatacaagtagcaaggattattatggagtgtgacattctcccctcctttagaacattcgtcctcgcatgtcaaatgaggactaaaactcgtcaattaaataaccgaatcacccgttatcgcgaGACTATAGaccaagatttgaccacgaaaagggtgttttaggaatattatgcctaaaagtgctaaacgaccaaatgggtcgttacacattCGTTTGTTCTCTTTCCTAATCCTCTGTACCGCAACCTTGCAAGAATCTTGATCAGTTCGAGGCATGCTCAATGAGAATCTTGTTGGGGTTGaagcgttgagattttccaaaTCACGAACAACAC contains:
- the LOC132060934 gene encoding monothiol glutaredoxin-S6-like, whose product is MDMVMKLGAASPVVIFTKSSCCISHSIETLIRSFGANPTVCELDTHPNGMKMEKALIELGCQPSVPAIFIGNEFVGGANEIMSLNVRGKLKQLLIRGNAIWV